Proteins encoded together in one Gigantopelta aegis isolate Gae_Host chromosome 8, Gae_host_genome, whole genome shotgun sequence window:
- the LOC121378611 gene encoding zinc finger MYM-type protein 1-like produces the protein MGRPEKRKQELKIASKRCQSLDKFFNNKRPRPREGQTQQAPREERPTPDEKSNPSESPSGSASEGYKEESQTKTPTATINDIGHIITATMSVLDIKKAIEGLSDGEKYTLIKHHSQPSETYTFPIIYVGGCNRSFKLSWLKEYQWLVYSQKLDGAFCIMCSLFCMNREGKGQFVNRPFINWQKKSEKCKSHESNEYHQEAMQIADTFIKSIENPNATIPILMENNRSKNIDKNREILRCIAEAIVYCGKQGIALRGKNEHLEDEKNKPGKFSLLDQGTG, from the coding sequence ATGGGCAggccagagaaaagaaaacaggAACTGAAAATTGCATCCAAGAGATGTCAATCCCTGGATAAATTCTTTAACAATAAACGACCACGACCAAGAGAAGGGCAAACCCAACAGGCACCACGAGAAGAACGCCCGACTCCTGACGAAAAAAGTAATCCATCAGAATCGCCATCAGGGTCTGCTAGCGAAGGATACAAAGAAGAATCCCAAACCAAGACACCTACTGCAACAATTAACGATATTGGACATATCATTACTGCAACAATGTCAGTACTAGATATTAAAAAAGCAATTGAAGGACTCTCTGATGGAGAAAAATATACACTAATCAAACACCATAGCCAGCCGTCCGAAACATATACATTTCCTATAATATATGTTGGTGGCTGTAACCGCAGTTTTAAACTCAGCTGGTTGAAGGAATATCAATGGTTAGTTTATAGCCAAAAACTCGATGGTGCCTTTTGCATCATGTGTTCACTTTTCTGTATGAATCGAGAAGGGAAAGGGCAATTTGTCAATCGGCCATTTATAAATTGGCAAAAGAAGTCCGAAAAGTGCAAAAGCCACGAAAGCAACGAGTACCACCAAGAGGCAATGCAAATTGCAGACACGTTCATCAAAAGTATTGAAAATCCTAATGCCACTATTCCAATTTTGATGGAAAACAATAGGTCAAAGAACATTGACAAAAACCGAGAAATACTTCGATGCATTGCAGAAGCAATTGTGTATTGTGGCAAGCAAGGTATAGCATTACGTGGGAAGAACGAACACTTGGAGGATGAGAAAAACAAACCCGGGAAATTTTCTCTCCTTGATCAAGGTACTGGCTAG